In one window of Nocardiopsis aegyptia DNA:
- the nth gene encoding endonuclease III, with translation MPRDTPDAPVRSSTPSGESRLALVRRARKMYRELVELYPDAHCELNFTTPLELLVATILSAQCTDKRVNLVTPALFARYPDAEAYASAGREDLEEMIRSTGFFRAKANSLIGLGQALCERHGGEVPGNLADLVKLPGVGRKTANVLLGNAFGVPGITVDTHFGRLVRRFQWTDEQDPVKVEHAIGDLFPPKDWTMLSHRVVWHGRRVCHARRPACGACGLARWCPSFGEGPTDEATATKLLRMRSFA, from the coding sequence ATGCCCCGTGACACACCTGACGCGCCCGTGCGGTCGTCGACCCCGTCGGGCGAGAGCCGACTCGCGCTGGTCCGGCGTGCCCGCAAGATGTACCGCGAACTCGTCGAGCTGTACCCCGACGCGCACTGCGAACTGAACTTCACGACCCCGCTCGAGCTGTTGGTCGCGACGATCCTGTCGGCCCAGTGCACCGACAAGCGGGTCAACCTGGTCACCCCCGCCCTCTTCGCGCGCTATCCCGACGCGGAGGCCTACGCCTCCGCCGGGCGCGAGGACCTGGAGGAGATGATCCGGTCGACCGGCTTCTTCCGGGCCAAGGCCAACAGCCTCATCGGGTTGGGCCAGGCCTTGTGCGAACGGCACGGTGGCGAGGTTCCAGGGAACCTCGCCGACCTGGTCAAACTACCTGGTGTAGGACGAAAGACCGCAAACGTACTGCTCGGTAACGCCTTCGGTGTGCCCGGTATCACGGTCGACACGCACTTCGGCCGCCTCGTCCGCCGCTTCCAGTGGACCGACGAGCAGGACCCCGTCAAGGTCGAGCACGCGATCGGCGACCTGTTCCCGCCCAAGGACTGGACGATGCTCTCCCACCGCGTGGTCTGGCACGGGCGGCGCGTCTGCCACGCCCGTCGGCCCGCGTGCGGCGCCTGCGGTCTGGCCCGCTGGTGCCCGTCCTTCGGCGAGGGTCCCACCGACGAGGCGACCGCCACCAAGCTGCTCAGGATGCGCTCCTTCGCCTGA
- a CDS encoding TadE family type IV pilus minor pilin, with protein MVLPSLLLVLTLALGAVAAAAAQLSCADAARMGVRALARGESHERARALALSAAPENAEADLVVAAETAEVTIRVEFHVGPGLSLPIRAEATAPRESEV; from the coding sequence ATGGTGCTGCCCTCGCTCCTGCTCGTGCTGACCCTGGCCCTGGGCGCCGTCGCCGCGGCGGCAGCCCAGCTCTCCTGCGCCGACGCCGCGCGGATGGGAGTCCGGGCCCTGGCCCGCGGTGAGAGCCACGAGCGGGCCCGCGCGCTGGCGCTGTCAGCCGCGCCCGAGAACGCCGAGGCCGATCTCGTCGTCGCGGCCGAGACGGCCGAGGTCACGATCCGCGTCGAGTTCCACGTGGGTCCGGGACTGTCCCTCCCGATCCGGGCCGAAGCCACCGCGCCACGGGAATCGGAGGTGTGA
- a CDS encoding NUDIX hydrolase, with amino-acid sequence MNPTPLWLASLADAAATMTVPDLMRPPGRGGRESAVLILFGEGPQGPDLLLIQRNDGLRRHSGQPAFPGGRIEPTDASPEAAALREAEEETGLVPAGVDLVGRMPELYLRFSDFRVAPILGWWRDPCEVRPTDTGEVAAVSRVPIADLAEPDNRVMVRYGSGPGWGPGFRVNGMLVWGFTGTVVDRLLALGGWELPWHREGLTDVFEATPQGLRPVG; translated from the coding sequence ATGAATCCGACCCCGCTCTGGCTGGCCTCGCTCGCGGACGCCGCCGCCACCATGACCGTGCCCGACCTCATGCGCCCGCCGGGGAGGGGCGGCCGCGAGTCGGCGGTCCTCATCCTCTTCGGCGAGGGGCCCCAGGGCCCCGACCTCCTGCTGATCCAGCGCAACGACGGGCTGCGGCGGCACTCCGGCCAGCCGGCCTTCCCGGGCGGCCGGATCGAACCGACCGACGCCTCCCCCGAGGCCGCGGCGCTGCGCGAGGCCGAGGAGGAGACCGGCCTGGTCCCCGCCGGTGTGGACCTGGTGGGCCGGATGCCCGAGCTCTACCTGCGCTTCAGTGACTTCCGGGTGGCCCCGATCCTCGGCTGGTGGCGCGACCCCTGCGAGGTGCGGCCCACCGACACCGGCGAGGTCGCGGCGGTGTCGCGCGTACCGATAGCGGACCTGGCGGAACCCGACAACAGGGTCATGGTCCGCTACGGGAGCGGCCCCGGCTGGGGCCCGGGTTTCCGGGTGAACGGCATGCTGGTGTGGGGGTTCACCGGCACGGTCGTCGACCGCCTGCTCGCTTTGGGAGGCTGGGAACTTCCCTGGCACCGCGAGGGTCTCACTGACGTGTTCGAAGCAACTCCGCAAGGCCTCAGGCCGGTCGGGTAG
- a CDS encoding type II secretion system F family protein, with protein sequence MGAWAMVFFGSLATWVAMGGGAARRLREVRPSRRAGPPVRPFLLATAAAFAVSVAAAVFGPVGGWIAAGACTALWVRARRGRVRPDRLPVTGELPVVIGLLAAGVRAGATVQGCLPPVARAVGGRLGAELSAVAERLRLGADPEQAWRRSALPAPLTAVGRDLARAADTGAPVADLLDRHVADLRRELRARATARVERLGVLVVAPLGLCFLPAFVLIGIVPMAADLLAQALR encoded by the coding sequence ATGGGCGCATGGGCCATGGTGTTCTTCGGGTCGTTGGCGACATGGGTGGCGATGGGCGGTGGGGCGGCGAGACGGCTGCGTGAGGTGCGACCGTCTCGGAGGGCCGGGCCACCGGTCCGCCCCTTCCTGCTCGCCACGGCCGCCGCGTTCGCGGTGTCGGTCGCGGCGGCCGTGTTCGGCCCGGTAGGCGGGTGGATCGCGGCCGGGGCGTGTACGGCGCTGTGGGTACGGGCGCGTCGCGGCCGGGTCCGTCCCGACCGGTTGCCGGTCACGGGTGAGCTGCCCGTGGTGATCGGTCTGCTGGCCGCCGGTGTGCGGGCCGGCGCGACCGTTCAGGGGTGCCTGCCCCCGGTGGCGCGTGCGGTGGGCGGGCGGCTCGGGGCGGAACTCTCGGCGGTGGCCGAACGGCTCCGGCTGGGAGCCGACCCCGAGCAGGCCTGGCGGCGGTCCGCGCTGCCCGCGCCGCTGACCGCGGTGGGCCGCGACCTCGCACGGGCCGCTGATACCGGAGCCCCGGTGGCCGACCTGCTGGACCGGCACGTCGCGGATCTGCGACGTGAGCTGAGGGCCCGGGCGACCGCGCGGGTGGAACGCCTCGGAGTGCTGGTGGTCGCGCCGTTGGGGTTGTGCTTCCTGCCCGCGTTCGTGCTCATCGGCATCGTCCCGATGGCCGCCGACCTCCTGGCCCAGGCGTTGCGGTGA
- a CDS encoding MBL fold metallo-hydrolase codes for MRIDGSGTLRASCVLCPNPGPMTLEGTNTWILREPGARGVVVVDPGPHDERHLERVARTVQEQGAQVLMTIVTHRHPDHSEGSRYFSELTGAPVHAVDPAMRCSGAGLADGELLSVDGLGIRVVATPGHTDDSVCLLLESDNALLTGDTILGHGTPVIDGDDGLGPYMDSLYRLRDLVREYQIRTLLPGHGPILTSPGSVLSSYIDHRESRLDQVRDAVGAGATKVEEIVDRVYPDITEQIRFAASSSVRAQLRYLADRGELPEGIDA; via the coding sequence ATGAGGATCGACGGTTCCGGGACACTGCGCGCCAGCTGTGTGCTGTGCCCCAACCCTGGCCCGATGACGTTGGAGGGGACCAACACCTGGATCCTGCGCGAGCCCGGCGCTCGCGGGGTCGTGGTGGTCGACCCCGGCCCCCACGACGAACGCCACCTCGAACGGGTGGCGCGCACGGTGCAGGAGCAGGGCGCACAGGTGCTGATGACCATCGTGACGCACCGGCACCCGGACCACTCGGAGGGCTCCCGCTACTTCTCCGAGCTGACCGGGGCACCCGTCCACGCCGTCGACCCCGCCATGCGCTGCTCCGGTGCCGGCCTGGCCGACGGTGAACTGCTCTCGGTGGACGGGCTGGGCATCCGGGTGGTCGCGACCCCCGGCCACACGGACGACTCCGTGTGCCTGCTGCTGGAGTCCGACAACGCACTCCTGACGGGGGACACCATCCTGGGCCACGGCACACCCGTCATCGACGGGGACGACGGCCTCGGGCCCTACATGGACTCCCTCTACCGCCTCAGGGACCTGGTGCGCGAGTACCAGATCCGCACGCTGCTGCCGGGCCACGGTCCCATCCTGACCTCGCCGGGGTCGGTGCTCAGCTCCTACATCGACCACCGTGAGTCGCGCCTGGACCAGGTCCGTGACGCCGTCGGAGCGGGCGCGACCAAGGTGGAGGAGATCGTCGACCGGGTCTACCCGGACATCACCGAGCAGATCCGGTTCGCGGCGAGTTCGTCCGTGCGTGCCCAGCTGCGCTACCTGGCCGACCGCGGCGAGCTCCCCGAGGGCATCGACGCCTGA
- a CDS encoding STAS domain-containing protein, which translates to MDLKLDHYTEGDTEIVVVEGEIDVYTAPRLRELLIDLVNKGNFHLVVNMEKVEFLDSTGLGVLVGGLKRVRAHDGTLDLVCTQERILKIFRITGLTKVFGIHGSVQEAIDKRSSK; encoded by the coding sequence GTGGACTTGAAACTTGATCATTACACCGAGGGCGACACCGAGATCGTCGTCGTTGAGGGTGAGATCGATGTCTATACCGCGCCCCGGCTCCGCGAGCTGCTGATCGATCTGGTCAACAAGGGCAACTTCCACCTCGTGGTCAACATGGAGAAGGTGGAGTTCCTCGACTCGACGGGGCTCGGAGTGCTCGTGGGCGGCCTGAAGCGCGTCCGGGCGCACGACGGCACGCTCGACCTGGTCTGCACCCAGGAGCGCATCCTGAAGATCTTCCGGATCACCGGTCTCACGAAGGTCTTCGGTATCCACGGCTCGGTGCAGGAAGCCATTGACAAGCGTTCCTCCAAGTAG
- a CDS encoding MarP family serine protease, giving the protein MLDVVLFVLLLLFAVTGYRQGFIVGVFSFGGFIGGGVLAALTAPDLIRDWVGDTGRQALLAIAVVFLSAALGQFLASYLGTMVRNKVTWDSARVLDAVGGAIVSGLSVLLVAWFIGSTVANSALPYVATQVRDSRILQSVDTLMPEAAHNGFSTFRRIVDQSSFPQVFSGLGTGELAEVEPPDPDVLTTQELIDSSRSVVKVLGTAPECQQRVEGTGFVYGEDRIMTNAHVVAGVTDDLRVVTREGYQLEATLVLFDPQQDLAVLDVPGLDLEPLEFDHEAAQGDDAVVAGFPRNSGFTAVPARVRARQTAQGPDFYHSQQVSREIYQVRAVVRPGNSGGPLLSPDGSVYGVVFAAATNEDETGYVLTADEIAENAQAGLAATEEVSAQVCE; this is encoded by the coding sequence GTGCTCGACGTCGTCCTGTTCGTCCTGCTCCTGCTGTTCGCCGTCACCGGCTACCGGCAGGGGTTCATCGTCGGGGTCTTCAGCTTCGGAGGATTCATCGGCGGAGGCGTCCTCGCCGCGCTGACCGCGCCCGACCTCATCCGCGACTGGGTGGGGGACACGGGCCGGCAGGCGCTGCTCGCCATCGCCGTGGTGTTCCTGTCCGCGGCCCTGGGCCAGTTCCTCGCGTCCTACCTGGGCACCATGGTGCGCAACAAGGTCACGTGGGACTCGGCGCGCGTGCTGGACGCGGTGGGCGGCGCCATCGTCAGCGGCCTGTCGGTCCTGCTGGTGGCGTGGTTCATCGGCAGCACCGTGGCCAACTCGGCGCTGCCGTACGTGGCCACGCAGGTGCGGGACTCGCGGATCCTGCAGTCGGTGGACACGCTGATGCCGGAGGCCGCCCACAACGGTTTCTCGACCTTCCGCAGGATCGTGGACCAGAGCTCGTTCCCGCAGGTGTTCAGCGGTCTCGGCACGGGAGAGCTGGCCGAGGTGGAGCCGCCGGACCCGGACGTGCTCACCACACAGGAACTGATCGACTCCAGCCGCAGTGTGGTGAAGGTGCTCGGAACCGCCCCCGAGTGCCAGCAGCGGGTGGAGGGGACCGGCTTCGTCTACGGCGAGGACCGGATCATGACCAACGCGCACGTGGTCGCGGGCGTCACCGACGACCTGCGGGTGGTGACGCGGGAGGGCTACCAGCTGGAGGCCACCCTGGTGCTCTTCGACCCCCAGCAGGACCTGGCGGTGCTCGACGTGCCCGGTCTGGACCTGGAGCCGCTGGAGTTCGACCACGAGGCCGCGCAGGGCGACGACGCCGTGGTGGCGGGCTTCCCGCGCAACAGCGGCTTCACGGCCGTACCGGCCAGGGTCCGGGCCCGGCAGACGGCGCAGGGGCCGGACTTCTACCACTCGCAGCAGGTGAGCCGCGAGATCTACCAGGTGCGGGCCGTGGTCCGCCCCGGCAACTCCGGCGGCCCGCTGCTGTCCCCGGATGGATCCGTCTACGGCGTGGTCTTCGCGGCCGCGACGAACGAGGACGAGACGGGCTACGTGCTGACCGCCGACGAGATCGCTGAGAACGCACAGGCCGGACTGGCGGCCACGGAGGAGGTCTCCGCCCAGGTCTGCGAGTGA
- a CDS encoding Crp/Fnr family transcriptional regulator, whose translation MVDEVNEVLRKAPLFEALDEEDTAGLRASVSEVRLGRGQTLFSEGDEGDRLYVILSGKVKLTRTAVDGRENLLGVLGPSEMFGELSLFDPRPRTASAVAVTDSVLAGLGHDDLRPFLSSRPHVSLQLLKSLAARLRRTNDVMADLVFTDVPGRVAKALLELADKFGKEGEDGLHVHHDLTQEELAQLVGASRETVNKALAEFALRGWLRIEAKAVVLLDVERMRRRAR comes from the coding sequence GTGGTGGACGAAGTCAACGAGGTGCTGCGGAAGGCCCCTCTGTTCGAGGCATTGGACGAGGAGGACACGGCCGGGCTGCGCGCCTCGGTGAGCGAGGTCCGTCTCGGTCGCGGCCAGACCCTGTTCAGTGAGGGTGACGAGGGCGACCGCCTGTACGTCATCCTCAGCGGGAAGGTGAAGCTGACCCGCACGGCCGTCGACGGCCGCGAGAACCTACTGGGCGTGCTCGGCCCCAGCGAGATGTTCGGTGAGCTCTCCCTGTTCGACCCGCGCCCGCGTACCGCGAGCGCCGTTGCGGTCACCGACTCCGTACTGGCGGGCCTGGGTCACGACGACCTGCGCCCGTTCCTGTCGAGCCGCCCGCACGTGTCGCTCCAGCTGCTGAAGTCGCTGGCCGCGCGCCTGCGCCGGACCAACGACGTGATGGCCGACCTGGTCTTCACCGACGTGCCCGGCCGCGTGGCCAAGGCCCTGCTGGAGCTCGCCGACAAGTTCGGCAAGGAGGGCGAGGACGGACTCCACGTCCACCACGACCTCACGCAGGAGGAGCTCGCCCAGCTGGTCGGCGCCTCCCGCGAGACCGTGAACAAGGCGCTCGCCGAGTTCGCCCTGCGCGGATGGCTGCGGATCGAGGCCAAGGCCGTCGTCCTGCTCGACGTCGAGCGGATGCGTCGCCGCGCCCGTTAG
- a CDS encoding DEAD/DEAH box helicase → MRRPEPVLPGVWRDDTRYPQVTHIEHVARNDGVSGEWPEWTPPHLVDKLAERGITGPWSHQAAAADLARSGRDVIIATGTASGKSLGFLMPAVEAVDAGGTVLYLSPTKALAQDQLRWITELGLPGLRPAVYDGDTSVEERSWVREHGNYVLTNPDMLHHGILPRHGAWSRFLRRLRYVVIDEAHRYRGVFGSHVAQILRRLRRVCARYRTEPVFVLASATSGGPAESATRLTGVPVTAVDEDGSPRPGMSVALVEPELTDLTGENGAPVRRTAPSQAAEMLVDLVRDGVRTLVFVRSRQGAEVVAMTAQRLLSERGDHTLAGRVAAYRGGYLASERRGLEEALRSGELLGLVSTNALELGVDISGLDAVLIAGWPGTLASLWQQAGRAGRRGEDALAVFIARDDPLDTYLAHHPDAIFGRSVEATVLDPENPHILGPHLCAAAQELPITREDFALFGSTTEGQLAELVSRGLLRRRPRGWFWASNERASDLADIRGAGGPPVQIVDIGSGQLLGEIDEAASHGTVHPGAVYLHQGATYLVTDLDLEEGVALVRAEEPPYSTWARDTTDITVRSTLRQEEWPSGATVYFGEVEVRRQVVGFLKRDVRTGTVLGEQSLDMPERTLHTRAVWWTLPADGEARLRKEDVPLLGAAHAAEHAAIGLLPLLATCDRWDIGGVSTAVHGDTGLLTVFVYDGYAGGAGFADRGYTQAREWLTATRSAIADCECDQGCPSCIQSPKCGTGNEPLSKSGALRLLDEVLVTP, encoded by the coding sequence ATGAGGCGACCGGAGCCCGTGCTTCCCGGTGTGTGGCGTGACGATACCCGGTACCCGCAGGTGACCCACATCGAACACGTGGCCCGCAACGACGGGGTCAGTGGGGAGTGGCCGGAATGGACACCGCCCCACCTGGTCGACAAGCTCGCCGAACGCGGGATCACGGGTCCGTGGTCCCACCAGGCTGCCGCCGCCGACCTCGCTCGTTCGGGCCGTGATGTGATCATAGCCACGGGTACCGCCTCGGGAAAGTCACTCGGGTTCCTTATGCCCGCCGTGGAGGCTGTTGACGCGGGTGGAACGGTGCTCTACCTCTCCCCGACCAAAGCGCTCGCCCAGGACCAGCTCCGCTGGATCACCGAACTGGGCCTGCCGGGCCTGCGCCCGGCCGTCTACGACGGGGACACCTCGGTCGAGGAGCGCTCGTGGGTGCGCGAGCACGGCAATTACGTCCTCACCAATCCGGACATGCTCCACCACGGGATCCTGCCGCGCCACGGGGCGTGGTCGCGCTTCCTGCGGCGGCTGCGCTACGTGGTGATCGACGAGGCGCACCGCTACCGGGGGGTGTTCGGCTCGCACGTGGCGCAGATCCTGCGACGGCTGCGCCGGGTGTGCGCACGGTACCGGACCGAGCCGGTGTTCGTGCTCGCGTCGGCGACCTCCGGCGGCCCCGCGGAGAGCGCCACGCGGTTGACCGGGGTGCCCGTGACGGCCGTGGACGAGGACGGCTCGCCGCGGCCGGGGATGTCGGTGGCGCTGGTGGAGCCGGAGCTGACCGACCTGACGGGGGAGAACGGCGCCCCGGTGCGCCGGACCGCGCCGTCGCAGGCCGCAGAAATGCTCGTTGACCTGGTACGGGACGGGGTGCGCACGCTCGTGTTCGTGCGCTCGCGGCAGGGGGCGGAGGTGGTCGCGATGACCGCCCAGCGCCTGCTGTCGGAGCGGGGCGACCACACGCTGGCCGGGCGGGTGGCCGCGTACCGGGGCGGCTACCTGGCGTCGGAGCGGCGCGGTTTGGAGGAGGCGCTGCGCTCGGGTGAACTCCTGGGGCTGGTGAGCACCAACGCGCTCGAACTCGGGGTGGACATCAGCGGGCTGGACGCCGTCCTCATCGCGGGATGGCCGGGCACGCTGGCGTCGCTGTGGCAGCAGGCGGGGCGCGCCGGGCGGCGCGGGGAGGACGCCCTGGCGGTGTTCATCGCGCGCGACGACCCGCTGGACACGTATCTCGCCCACCACCCGGACGCCATTTTCGGACGCTCTGTGGAGGCCACGGTCCTTGACCCGGAAAACCCCCACATCCTCGGCCCACACCTGTGCGCGGCCGCGCAGGAGCTCCCGATCACGCGTGAGGACTTCGCGTTGTTCGGATCGACCACGGAGGGGCAACTGGCCGAACTCGTCTCACGGGGACTTCTTCGGAGGCGTCCGCGGGGCTGGTTCTGGGCCAGCAATGAAAGAGCAAGTGACCTAGCCGATATTCGCGGGGCGGGTGGTCCGCCCGTGCAGATCGTGGACATCGGCAGCGGGCAGCTGCTCGGCGAGATCGACGAGGCCGCCTCGCACGGCACCGTGCACCCCGGGGCGGTCTACCTCCACCAGGGGGCGACCTATCTCGTGACGGACCTGGACCTGGAGGAGGGTGTGGCCCTGGTGCGCGCCGAGGAGCCCCCGTACAGCACGTGGGCGCGTGACACCACGGACATCACGGTCCGTTCCACCCTGCGGCAGGAGGAGTGGCCGAGCGGGGCGACCGTCTACTTCGGCGAGGTGGAGGTGCGGCGCCAGGTGGTGGGGTTCCTCAAGCGCGACGTGCGCACGGGCACGGTCCTGGGCGAGCAGTCGCTGGACATGCCCGAGCGGACGCTCCACACCCGCGCGGTGTGGTGGACGCTGCCCGCCGACGGCGAGGCCCGGCTGCGCAAGGAGGACGTGCCGCTGCTGGGCGCCGCCCACGCAGCGGAGCACGCCGCGATCGGTCTCCTGCCGCTCCTGGCGACCTGTGACCGCTGGGACATCGGCGGTGTGTCGACCGCCGTGCACGGCGACACCGGTCTGCTGACGGTGTTCGTCTACGACGGGTACGCGGGCGGAGCGGGCTTCGCCGACCGGGGCTACACCCAGGCGCGCGAGTGGCTCACCGCGACGCGGTCGGCGATCGCGGACTGCGAGTGCGACCAGGGCTGCCCGTCGTGCATCCAGTCCCCCAAGTGCGGGACCGGCAACGAGCCGCTGAGCAAGTCCGGTGCCCTGCGCCTGCTGGACGAGGTCCTCGTCACGCCCTGA
- a CDS encoding Rv3654c family TadE-like protein — MRADAGSATVWWVTLCALLWFLTFAVLMAASVRIDRDRAATAADLAALAAAARAAQGTDHACARARAIAEANRAALHTCDLDGPVAEVSVSVPSSVLDRSIVARARAGPAHVVPPSG, encoded by the coding sequence GTGCGCGCCGACGCCGGTTCCGCCACCGTCTGGTGGGTGACCCTGTGCGCCCTGCTGTGGTTCCTCACCTTCGCCGTGCTCATGGCGGCCTCGGTACGAATCGACCGGGACCGGGCCGCCACCGCCGCCGACCTCGCCGCGCTCGCGGCCGCTGCCCGGGCCGCGCAGGGCACCGACCACGCCTGCGCCCGGGCCCGAGCGATCGCCGAGGCCAACCGGGCCGCACTCCACACGTGCGACCTCGACGGCCCGGTCGCGGAAGTGTCGGTGTCGGTGCCCTCTTCTGTCCTCGACCGGTCCATCGTCGCCCGGGCCCGGGCGGGTCCGGCCCACGTCGTCCCGCCCTCCGGCTGA
- a CDS encoding NAD(P)-dependent alcohol dehydrogenase: protein MRAMACPGYGPPDVLEPRDMPTPEPGADDVLVRVRATTVTSADCAFRSGRPFAARLYSGLVRPRFPVLGGSFAGDVAAVGANVRRFSVGDRVLGVSPNDFGAHAEFLCLPQDRPMARITGDTTYEEAASVVEATTALTFLRDVGPVRPGHKVLVNGATGSVGSYGVQLAKHYGAEVTAVCGPANADLARSLGADRVIDRTRVDPTLPGTAEHRLQDVFFDAAGKSSFGRARRALTPTGTYLTTAPDPSAVVHSLWTARGRGRTCRFAATGLRQSPDNLAHLDALAGSGAIRAVIDRVYPLEDLVDAHRRAESGRKAGTVVVTC from the coding sequence ATGCGAGCGATGGCCTGCCCCGGATACGGACCGCCCGACGTCCTCGAACCCCGCGACATGCCCACCCCGGAACCGGGGGCGGACGACGTCCTGGTCCGGGTCCGCGCGACGACGGTCACCTCCGCCGACTGCGCGTTCCGGTCGGGACGCCCGTTCGCCGCCCGCCTGTACTCCGGCCTGGTCCGGCCGCGGTTCCCCGTGCTGGGCGGTTCCTTCGCCGGGGACGTGGCGGCGGTGGGCGCGAACGTGCGGCGGTTCTCGGTGGGCGACCGCGTCCTCGGCGTCAGTCCGAACGACTTCGGCGCCCACGCGGAGTTCCTGTGCCTGCCGCAGGACCGGCCGATGGCGCGGATCACGGGCGACACGACCTACGAGGAGGCCGCGAGCGTCGTCGAGGCGACGACCGCGCTGACCTTCCTGCGGGACGTGGGGCCGGTCCGGCCCGGCCACAAGGTACTGGTCAACGGCGCCACCGGGTCGGTGGGAAGCTACGGCGTGCAGCTCGCCAAGCACTACGGCGCCGAGGTCACGGCCGTGTGCGGCCCCGCCAACGCCGACCTGGCGCGGTCGCTGGGCGCCGACAGGGTCATCGACCGCACGCGGGTGGACCCCACCCTCCCGGGGACCGCGGAGCACCGTCTGCAGGACGTCTTCTTCGACGCGGCGGGCAAGAGCTCGTTCGGTCGTGCGCGCCGGGCGCTCACACCGACCGGGACCTATCTGACCACCGCCCCCGACCCCTCCGCCGTCGTGCACAGCCTGTGGACGGCCAGAGGACGGGGACGCACCTGCCGGTTCGCGGCCACGGGGCTGCGCCAGAGCCCCGACAACCTCGCCCATCTGGACGCACTCGCCGGTTCCGGCGCGATCCGAGCCGTCATCGACCGTGTGTACCCGCTCGAGGACCTCGTGGACGCCCACCGGCGCGCGGAGAGCGGCCGCAAAGCCGGGACCGTGGTCGTCACCTGCTGA
- a CDS encoding helix-turn-helix transcriptional regulator, giving the protein MARQTRVTNSIRALRFARGEMTQAELADRVGVTRQTVIAIEKGRYSPTLEMAFQISRALGAPLEEVFQYPDDPGPTGAADHA; this is encoded by the coding sequence ATGGCCAGGCAGACGAGGGTCACCAACAGCATCCGGGCGCTGCGCTTCGCGCGGGGCGAGATGACCCAGGCGGAGCTGGCCGACCGCGTCGGCGTGACCCGGCAGACCGTCATCGCCATCGAGAAGGGGCGCTACTCGCCCACGTTGGAGATGGCCTTCCAGATCTCCCGGGCGCTCGGCGCGCCGCTGGAGGAGGTCTTCCAGTACCCCGACGACCCCGGGCCCACCGGGGCCGCGGACCACGCCTGA
- a CDS encoding ATP-binding protein, with amino-acid sequence MATITLTISALPAHVRTARLMAATVARRAGIAASAIDEIRLAVGEACSRAVAAHKLHCPAQPIQLELIDGGASGSAAGQDTAGGRPDAPGRPLRANGSATQRFEVVVTDRAPAKDTEETADHNEPILDGLFLDGEDTPPGGISGFSPGLGLAVITGLADEVRIEPTDQGTVVRMSWPLAAKHAQDPSSN; translated from the coding sequence ATGGCAACCATCACGCTCACCATCAGCGCGCTTCCGGCCCACGTGCGCACCGCGCGGCTCATGGCCGCGACGGTGGCACGTCGGGCCGGCATCGCCGCCTCGGCGATCGACGAGATCAGGCTGGCGGTCGGTGAGGCCTGCTCCCGGGCGGTGGCGGCCCACAAGCTCCACTGCCCCGCGCAGCCGATCCAGCTGGAGCTGATCGACGGCGGCGCCTCCGGGTCGGCCGCGGGCCAGGACACGGCGGGGGGTCGACCCGACGCCCCGGGCCGTCCCCTGCGCGCCAACGGAAGCGCCACACAGCGTTTCGAGGTCGTCGTGACCGACCGTGCCCCGGCCAAGGACACGGAGGAGACGGCCGACCACAACGAGCCCATCCTCGACGGTCTCTTCCTGGACGGCGAGGACACGCCTCCGGGCGGGATCTCCGGATTCTCGCCCGGCCTGGGCCTGGCGGTCATCACCGGACTCGCCGACGAGGTCAGGATCGAGCCGACCGACCAGGGCACGGTCGTGCGCATGAGCTGGCCGCTCGCGGCCAAACACGCGCAGGACCCCAGCTCCAACTAG
- a CDS encoding DUF4244 domain-containing protein, with the protein MPAQRLLPSDDHGMTTAEYALCTVTAVAFAGVLYAILTSDTVRDVLTNLVVDALGSGF; encoded by the coding sequence ATGCCCGCACAACGGCTCCTGCCGTCCGATGATCACGGTATGACCACGGCCGAGTACGCACTGTGCACAGTGACGGCCGTCGCGTTCGCGGGTGTCCTGTACGCCATCCTCACCAGCGACACCGTCCGGGACGTCCTCACGAACCTCGTCGTCGATGCGCTCGGCTCCGGGTTCTGA